AGATGTAATCCCTTGAGGGACAGATTTTGTTGGTATGACTCTGATATCTTTTTGAGAAATGCTTTTCGCCTGATTTGCTGCCATAATAATGTTACTATTGTTAGGCAAAATAAAAATGGTTGTCGCATCAACGGTATCAATCGCCTTTACAAAATCCTCTGTACTAGGGTTCATCGTTTGACCCCCTTCAATGACACAATCCACATCAAAATCCTTAAATATATCTGTTAGACCTTTACCCATCGTTACAGTAATAAAGCCATATTGTTTCTTTTGTGATTTCGGTCTTATCTCTTCCGTCTCCTCAAAGTTTTGATGCCTATGTTGCAATCTCATATTATCTATCTTTATATCCTTTAAGCAGCCTAGCTTTAACCCATGCTCTAGTACCTCTCCTGGATGATTTGTATGGATATGAACCTTCACAACATTTTCATTTCCCACCACCAACATAGAATCTCCATAATTCTTTATCGTGTTTTTTAGCGCTTCTATATCAGCATCTGCAACATTGATAATAAACTCTGTACAATAACCAAATTCTATATTACCTTCTACAAGCTCTTCATGTTCAACAGTTCGCTGTATAATTTCTAAATCTTCTGTTGTTGGCGTATTCCCTGTAAGTACAGCTAATGCACCTAAATAAATGTAAATTAGACCTTTCCCTCCAGAATCTACTACCCCTGCTTCCTTCAATACCTTTAACATATCCGGGGTTTTTTTCAAGGTTTCTTCTGCTTCTATAATCACTTTTTCCACAAAGGCAATGATATCTTTTTCCTTTTTAGCAATGACTATCGCTTGTTCAGCACTTTCTCTTGCTACGGTTAAAATGGTTCCCTCTACAGGCTTCATAACAGCCTTATAGGCTGTATCAGAAGCCATCTTGAGGGCATTAGCTAAATCTTTTGTTGTAAGTTTTTCTTTTCCCTTTACTCCTTTTGCAAATCCCCTTAGTAATTGAGACAAAATAACGCCAGAGTTTCCTCTAGCCCCCATTAAGGAACCATTAGCTGCTAAGGAAGCTATTTCTTCTAAAGTATCTCCTTTATTGTTTTTTATTTCTTTTACTGCCGACTGCATCGTTAAAGACATATTTGTTCCCGTATCTCCATCCGGAACCGGAAATACGTTTAGTGCATTTACTACTTTTTTATTCATTTCTAAAGATTGTGCTCCAGCGATAAACATCTGCTTTAGTAATTGCTGATCTATGTATTCAACTTTCAAGTTTTGTACCTCCTTAAATTACTTTTGAACTCTGACGCCTTGTACATTGATGTTTACTTTTTTCACATTCATGCCTGTGAGGTGTTCTATATTGTATTTTACTTTTTCGATAATATTATTGGCTACAACAGAGATTCTTGTACCAAATTCCACAATAACGAACAATTCAATCGTTATTTCATCGTTTTCTGTATATACTTTTACACCTTTACTAGAATGTTCTCTTTTTAAAAGCTCTACCAGCCCTCCTGCAGCAGATTTTGCAGCCATACCTACTAAACCATAACATTCCATAGCTGAAGCACCGGCTATAGAAGCTAATACATGATCATCAATAACGATTGTACCAATATCATTGGTTAATTTTCCTGGCATCTGTTACCCTCCTTTAGTATTTTTATCTATAATATTTTAAATATTTTTTCCCTATCATGAAGAATAATGTATGTAACGCCTCGAATATATTTTAAAATCTCTATAACCATTGTATATGAATCTGTAAAATAGTTCAATAGAACAAAGTCTTCCTCAAAACACCTTTCGCTTCATTTTTCTTGAAAATAGCTAAAAAATTGTGCAAGTCCAGCAAAATCTATGATTTTCTATGTTCATAAAAACAGGTTTGTGATTTTTCTTGAATTATTTTCATATTTTCGTTGCAAAATAGGTAGTATTGTGGTAATATTATAATGTTTTTAAAGCTTGAACATGAGCTTGAAGGAGGTGTTCATAATGGCAAGAGTATGTGAAATATGCGAAAAAGGAAAAGTACATGGCAATCAGGTCAGCCACTCCAACCGTCATAGCAAAAGAACTTGGTTACCTAACTTAAGAAGAGTAAAAGCTATCGTTGATGGTGCGCCTAAAAGAATTAACGTATGTACAAGATGCTTGCGTTCTGGTAAAGTAGAAAGAGCTATATAAATAAAAAAAGCCAACCTAAAATGGGTAGGCTTTTTTTGCTTCAGAAATGATAAATCAAGATTCCAATAATCATACATACAAAGGCAAATATGAAAATCCACAGTGTAAAAGGGATGACATAAAGAAATATACAAAGACCTATGATAAACATAATTAAACCAATGAATTTGGACAAAGACATTCCTCGTCTCCTTCGAAACATCTAATCACCTACCTAAGTTCATTATTATTAATATCATATTCAACAAAAACAAAAATGCTACTCAATTATAAAATATATTGAGTAGCATTTTTTCTCATTCTCTTGACTTTATCACCAAAAGCACCCCCGTTTTTACAGAAATCACAGCTTTCTTTTCTGCAAAAACATTGCTTATGCCTAAAGTACTGCCTAACGCTATATCCCTATCTTTTAGAGGATACTCTAATCCTTTAAGAGTAACCCCTTTTACAGAGTTTGTTAAAGGAATGATAGAAATCGTTTCTCCTACCTTACCTTCTATATCCAATTTGCTATTGGTGATGGTAATATAATTTTTTTCATCGATAATTTTACCTTCTATACCTTCTTGTAATATCTTCCATAATAGCATCACGTTAGCTAGGCTATGATCCTGTCTTGAACCCAAGGCCCCAATGATCGTGATGCTTTTGGGTTTTAATTCAAAGGCATACGCCACCGCCAGTTCTGTATCTGTTTGGTCTTTTCTAGAGGGAAATTTTCGGCATTCCACCCCCTGTTGCTGCATCCATCCTAAATCTTCAGGATGAATAGAATCAAAATCTCCCACCAGCAAATTCGGTACAACTTTTATCCTTCTTAAATATCTAGCTGCTCCATCAGCACATATGATATATTTATTGCTGATGGTACCTTCGATGTATCGTAAGCAATTGATGTCTCCATTAGCAACAATGACAATCTCCATAAAATTCCCTCACTATCCAGCGTTTTTTCTTATTTCCTTTACCGTTGCTTCTATGCTATCACTATTGAATATAGCAGATCCTGCAACGATAACATTGGCACCTGCTGCTGTAACCAGATGTACATTATCTGGCTTGATGCCTCCATCCACTTGAATATCCACATCGAGTTTTCTTTCGTCAATGATACTTTTTAATTGCTTAATTTTATCCAGCATGCTAGGAATAAACCTCTGTCCACCAAAGCCTGGATTCACTGTCATAATCAAGACCATATCTAGATCCTCTAATACATATTCAATACTACTTAATGGTGTGGCAGGATTGAGGGCTACCGCAGCCTTTACACCACAGGATTTTATATGTTGTATTGTGCGATGTAGGTGCGTGCAGGCCTCACTATGAACAGATAGAATAGCAGCACCTGCCTTCACAAAATCTTCAATATACCTGTCTGGATCTTCTATCATCAAATGCACATCAAAGGGCATTTTGCTTCTTCCCTTTAAGCTTTGCACAATCGGAGGGCCCAATGTAATATTTGGCACAAAGTGCCCATCCATTACATCGATATGCAATAGATCACATCCAGCTTCCTCAACTCTTTTTATCTCATAGGCTAAATTTCCAAAATCCGCCGATAGTATCGATGGGGCTAATTTTATCATTTGTTAGAACCTCCTATTGCTTCTAATTTCTTGTAAAAACTGCAGATAACTATGATAACGCTCTTTTGCAATCTTGTTTTGCTGCAAAGCATTTTTTATGCCGCAGCTTGGTTCATCTACATGCTGGCAAGAGGAAAACTTACATTCCTCCATGTATTCATCAAACTCCGGAAAATACAAGGCTAATGCTTCTTCTTCTATAAAATCTATGTTTAAAGCACTAAATCCAGGGGTATCTACTACCCAACTATGTTTTTCGATAGGAATCAGTTCTGCATGTCTTGTTGTGTGTTTCCCTCTAGCTGTTTTGGCACTAATTTCACCAGTTTTCAACTGCAGATTGGGGTGGATTTTATTTAATAAGGTAGACTTTCCTACCCCTGATGGCCCTGCAAATACACTGGTTTTATCAAGCAATACTTTTCTTAAATCAGTGATGCTGACTTCATTTTTGGCACTGGTTAATAGCACTTTATAACCTACAGCCCGATATCTATCAGCAATTGGCATATATGCCTCCGTTGTTGCCAAATCTACTTTATTAAAGCAAATAACAATTTCTAGTTCCTGACTTTCTGCTAGAACTAAGAATCGATCTAATAACATAATATTTGGCTCTGGTTGAATAACAGCAAAGACGATAACCGCTTGATTTACATTTGAAACAGTAGGACGAATCAACTCTGTGCTTCTTTCCATGATTTTTTCAACAACCCCAACCTTTTTTTGCTCATCTGTAATAGAAATCTCCACATAATCCCCTACCAAAGGTGTTATCTTCTTCTGCCTAAATATACCTCTAGCTTTACACTCGTAGATTTCTCCCTCCACATCTACATAATAAAATCCACCTATCCCTTTGATCAACCGGCCCTTTTTCATTGGTTTCCTCCTAAAACACTATTTTAATTTTATATTTTTGCTATGTTTTTGACCATTTACAAAAAGTTCAAACTCTTCTTTTGGATAGCCTGTGACAGGTATTGTTATTCTATTGCCTTCATTATCTACATTATGGCTCCTGTTGTATATTTCCCCTCCATCTGATACTCTCTTGATGACAAGTTCTACAATGCCTTTATGTCCTTGCAACTGTATCGTTACATTTTGAGTAGATAAATTTGTCGATGCACTTTGCTCTTCCTCCTGCCCTTCCTCAGGTTCATCTTCAGGTGGTGTTATATCCTCCGGTTCCTGTATCACTTCCGGTCCCCTACTGATGATTAAGTTCACAACAGTATTTTGAGATACTTGTGTTTCCGGTGGAATACTTTGAAAGATCACAAGACCTTTTGCGTACTCATTACTATCTCCTTCTGAGACATTTCCTATTTCCAGTTGCTGTTGTCTTAGTATAGCCTCAGCACGTTCTCTAGTTTCACCTATTAGAGTAGGCATTGAGAAAGTCACCACTTGCGGTCCCTTGCTAACAACATAATCAACCGTCGATCCTGCCGGTAGAGAAGATCCTCCTCTAGGGTTTTGGTCTATTACAGTACCAATAGGAAATTCACTGAATTCTTCTCTTGGTGTCCCCGCCTTCAAACCTCTATTTGCCAGCAACAAGGGGACATTTACTGCATCTTCATGGATCAGATCTGGCACATTCGCCATATCGGGCCCTGCACTTACCACTACCCGAATTGTATAACCAGGCTTTACCTTCATACCGGCATTGGTTTCTTGACTGATAATTTCATTTATTGGGGTCTCTGTAGTATGGGTAGATCTTTCTTCCAATTGTAACCCAAGTTCCTTCACGATTTCTCTGGCTTCCTCAATATTCTTACCTTCCAAGCCAGGAACTACTACTTCTTCTGTTCTAAAAAAGTTAAGGTTGCTTACATAAAAAAGTCCAAAGGTAAACAACAGGGCTGCAATTAGAGCAGCTACAATTGCAGCGGCAATGACCAGCTTATTATTGCTTTTTTTACTTTTGGGTGCAGGTTTGGGTGCAGATACTTTGGGCACTTCAAAGTCTTCCTCCTTAATGCGGGGTATAATTTGTGTTGGTGAATCTTCATGATTTAACATCATTGTCATCTCATTATCAACAGCATCTTCCTTTAACTTACCCAGGCTCACGATTAAACTCTGAGCATTTTGATACCTAGAAGCCTGATCCTTCTGCATCAACTTTAATATAATTTCTTCTAAATTTTTAGATATTGCTGGATAAACTTCTGAAGGAGGAACTGGGTCCTGTTGAATGTGCTTTAAAGCCACCGTTATAGGACTGTCTCCTTCAAAAGGCACTGTTCCTGTAGCCATTTCATACATAACAATTCCCAATGAATATAAGTCTGATTTTTCGTCTATATAACCGCCTCTAGCCTGCTCTGGAGAAAAATAATGAACAGAGCCTATAACACTGCCCATATTGGTTATGGTAGAAGAACTAGCAGCAATTGCAATACCAAAATCCGTTACTTTAGCTCTATTATCCTCTGTAATTAAAATATTATGGGGTTTAATATCCCTATGAATCACATGATTATAATGGGCATGTTGTAATGCTAGTGCAATCTGCTTTGTGTAATTAATAATCTCATTTAAGGTGAGGATACCTTTTTCTTTTATTACTTCCTTCAGCGTTCTTCCTTTAACATATTCCATGACAATATAGTAAATATCATCTTCTTCCCCAACATCATATAGGTTTACAATATTGGGATGCGACAGACTTGCAGCAGCTTGAGACTCTCTTTTAAATTTTTCTATGATGTCTTTATCACTGGTAAACTCTGATCTTAATATTTTCACTGCTACATATCTATTTAATAAATTACATTTGGCTTTGTAAACTAAAGCCATGCCGCCTCCGCCGACTTTTTCAACAATTTCATAGCGACCACCTAATATTTTGCCAATCATATTTTTCACCTACCTTCATACGGGCTTATCTTTTCCAATAAGCACTGTAATATTATCATATCCACCTCGTTGATTTGCTAAGGAAACTAACTCCTTACAGGTCTCCATACAATCCTTCAACGTTAATAATGCCTTCTCTAATTCATGCTTATCAACAAAATTTGTTAATCCATCTGTACATAATAAAAGAATATCTCCTTCACAGAGATCCAGCGAAAAGATATCTACCTTTACCTTTTCACTGGTACCTAAAGACCTCGTTATGATATTTTTTTGAGGATGTTTCATAGCTTCTCGTTCTGTTATGCTACCATTTCTAACCAATTCTGCTACTAAGGAATGATCCTGTGTTACCTGCTCCAGCTCTCCCCCTCTTAAAACATACCCTCTACTATCTCCTACATGACCTATATAGATCTTATTCCTAATAATCAAAGCCATGGTAACAGTGGTACCCATACCTTCACAATTAAAATCCTCTATCGATTTATTATAGATTTCCTTATTTGCTCTATGAAAAGCCTCAAATATGATGCCTTCAATCGATGGCTTTTCCATGTCTTCTGTTATAAACTGACGAATATGATCCTTTATTGTATTGATAGCTATAAAGCTTGCTACCTCGCCACTTTTATGCCCTCCCATGCCATCTGCCACCATATATAACTTTATATTTTTTTCATAAATGCAATAATTATCTTCGTTCACTTCCCTTACTTTCCCAATATCAGTAATTGCTGCTACTGTCACTTGACTCCCCTCCCATCCGAATACATATTCGACATATTTATCTCAAACCCTCCACAAATTTACATCTCTATAGGTAATCATTTTTATCTTTAGCTATCTATTGTTTTTCCTTAATTTTTTTATTTATATAATTATTTCTCAACTGACCACAGGCTGCGTCAATATCCGCCCCCATTTCTCTCCTAATAGTGGCTTCAACCCCTTGGCTTTTTAAAACTTTCTGAAACCTTTTTACCTGCTCCTCCCGAGACTTTTCATACCTTGCCTCAGCTACAGTATTTACAGGGATGAGATTCACATAACAAAGCATTCCCTTCAATAGCTGGCCTAACTGCTTGGCATGCACTTCTTCATCATTTACTTCTTTTACTAAAGCATACTCGAAGGTAATTCTTCTGTTATTTTTCTGCAGATAATATTCACATGCCTCCATAAGTGCTTTAATGGAATATTTTTTTGCAATGGGCATCATGATTTGCCTAGTTTCATCATTAGGCGCATGAAGCGATACAGCTAAATTAATAGGTATTTGTAAATCAGCTAATTTTTTAATTTCAGGTACTAAGCCACATGTAGATAAAGTGATATGTCTATTACCAATATTCAGTCCACTCTCACTATTAACGATTTCTAAAAATTTCATCACTTCTCTATAGTTATGCAGTGGTTCCCCACTACCCATCAAAACAATATTAGAGATTCTTTCTCCCAAGTCTTGCTGCATTTGCAAGATTTGATCTATCATTTCTCCTGCTCTTAAATCCCTTATTAAGCCTCCAATGGTAGAAGCACAAAAACTACATCCCATGACACAACCTACTTGGGAAGAGATACAAGCGGTAAAGCCATGTTTGTACTTCATGACCACCCCCTCTATGATATTTTTATCCTCTAAAAGAAATAAATATTTTGTTGTACCATCTATTTTTGAAACCATCTTTTTTTCAATTTTAACATGGGTGATAAAGGTATTCTTCTGCAGTTTTTCTTTTAAGACTTTTCCTATATTTGTCATATCTTCCCATCGTTTTGCACCCTTATTCACCCATTCAAAAATTTGCTTTCCCCTATACTTTTTTTCCCCCATTCCTTCTACTAAACTCTCAACTTCATCTATTGTTAAACTCAGTAAATCTATTTTTGTCAATTAGAAACCTCCTAACATTTTACAACAAATTTATTTTTTCCTCAACTTACAAATAAAAAATCCATCGGTGCCATGAATATTCGGGTATAATTGTATCATTTTTTCTTTATGATTCCCTGGCAACATCCTTCCATATTGCTGACTTATATTGATTACTTCATAGTCAGAAGATAGGTTTAGAAATTTTTCTATGACTTTATCATTTTCATTGGGATC
The sequence above is drawn from the Clostridium formicaceticum genome and encodes:
- the pknB gene encoding Stk1 family PASTA domain-containing Ser/Thr kinase; this encodes MIGKILGGRYEIVEKVGGGGMALVYKAKCNLLNRYVAVKILRSEFTSDKDIIEKFKRESQAAASLSHPNIVNLYDVGEEDDIYYIVMEYVKGRTLKEVIKEKGILTLNEIINYTKQIALALQHAHYNHVIHRDIKPHNILITEDNRAKVTDFGIAIAASSSTITNMGSVIGSVHYFSPEQARGGYIDEKSDLYSLGIVMYEMATGTVPFEGDSPITVALKHIQQDPVPPSEVYPAISKNLEEIILKLMQKDQASRYQNAQSLIVSLGKLKEDAVDNEMTMMLNHEDSPTQIIPRIKEEDFEVPKVSAPKPAPKSKKSNNKLVIAAAIVAALIAALLFTFGLFYVSNLNFFRTEEVVVPGLEGKNIEEAREIVKELGLQLEERSTHTTETPINEIISQETNAGMKVKPGYTIRVVVSAGPDMANVPDLIHEDAVNVPLLLANRGLKAGTPREEFSEFPIGTVIDQNPRGGSSLPAGSTVDYVVSKGPQVVTFSMPTLIGETRERAEAILRQQQLEIGNVSEGDSNEYAKGLVIFQSIPPETQVSQNTVVNLIISRGPEVIQEPEDITPPEDEPEEGQEEEQSASTNLSTQNVTIQLQGHKGIVELVIKRVSDGGEIYNRSHNVDNEGNRITIPVTGYPKEEFELFVNGQKHSKNIKLK
- a CDS encoding thiamine diphosphokinase, which translates into the protein MEIVIVANGDINCLRYIEGTISNKYIICADGAARYLRRIKVVPNLLVGDFDSIHPEDLGWMQQQGVECRKFPSRKDQTDTELAVAYAFELKPKSITIIGALGSRQDHSLANVMLLWKILQEGIEGKIIDEKNYITITNSKLDIEGKVGETISIIPLTNSVKGVTLKGLEYPLKDRDIALGSTLGISNVFAEKKAVISVKTGVLLVIKSRE
- the rsgA gene encoding ribosome small subunit-dependent GTPase A; amino-acid sequence: MKKGRLIKGIGGFYYVDVEGEIYECKARGIFRQKKITPLVGDYVEISITDEQKKVGVVEKIMERSTELIRPTVSNVNQAVIVFAVIQPEPNIMLLDRFLVLAESQELEIVICFNKVDLATTEAYMPIADRYRAVGYKVLLTSAKNEVSITDLRKVLLDKTSVFAGPSGVGKSTLLNKIHPNLQLKTGEISAKTARGKHTTRHAELIPIEKHSWVVDTPGFSALNIDFIEEEALALYFPEFDEYMEECKFSSCQHVDEPSCGIKNALQQNKIAKERYHSYLQFLQEIRSNRRF
- the rpe gene encoding ribulose-phosphate 3-epimerase, whose amino-acid sequence is MIKLAPSILSADFGNLAYEIKRVEEAGCDLLHIDVMDGHFVPNITLGPPIVQSLKGRSKMPFDVHLMIEDPDRYIEDFVKAGAAILSVHSEACTHLHRTIQHIKSCGVKAAVALNPATPLSSIEYVLEDLDMVLIMTVNPGFGGQRFIPSMLDKIKQLKSIIDERKLDVDIQVDGGIKPDNVHLVTAAGANVIVAGSAIFNSDSIEATVKEIRKNAG
- the rlmN gene encoding 23S rRNA (adenine(2503)-C(2))-methyltransferase RlmN produces the protein MTKIDLLSLTIDEVESLVEGMGEKKYRGKQIFEWVNKGAKRWEDMTNIGKVLKEKLQKNTFITHVKIEKKMVSKIDGTTKYLFLLEDKNIIEGVVMKYKHGFTACISSQVGCVMGCSFCASTIGGLIRDLRAGEMIDQILQMQQDLGERISNIVLMGSGEPLHNYREVMKFLEIVNSESGLNIGNRHITLSTCGLVPEIKKLADLQIPINLAVSLHAPNDETRQIMMPIAKKYSIKALMEACEYYLQKNNRRITFEYALVKEVNDEEVHAKQLGQLLKGMLCYVNLIPVNTVAEARYEKSREEQVKRFQKVLKSQGVEATIRREMGADIDAACGQLRNNYINKKIKEKQ
- a CDS encoding Stp1/IreP family PP2C-type Ser/Thr phosphatase, whose amino-acid sequence is MTVAAITDIGKVREVNEDNYCIYEKNIKLYMVADGMGGHKSGEVASFIAINTIKDHIRQFITEDMEKPSIEGIIFEAFHRANKEIYNKSIEDFNCEGMGTTVTMALIIRNKIYIGHVGDSRGYVLRGGELEQVTQDHSLVAELVRNGSITEREAMKHPQKNIITRSLGTSEKVKVDIFSLDLCEGDILLLCTDGLTNFVDKHELEKALLTLKDCMETCKELVSLANQRGGYDNITVLIGKDKPV
- the rpmB gene encoding 50S ribosomal protein L28; protein product: MARVCEICEKGKVHGNQVSHSNRHSKRTWLPNLRRVKAIVDGAPKRINVCTRCLRSGKVERAI
- a CDS encoding Asp23/Gls24 family envelope stress response protein, which produces MPGKLTNDIGTIVIDDHVLASIAGASAMECYGLVGMAAKSAAGGLVELLKREHSSKGVKVYTENDEITIELFVIVEFGTRISVVANNIIEKVKYNIEHLTGMNVKKVNINVQGVRVQK